The following DNA comes from Diceros bicornis minor isolate mBicDic1 chromosome 7, mDicBic1.mat.cur, whole genome shotgun sequence.
tctgcGGATTTCAGGTCATCAGTCTTAAACTGAAATTCCACTTGCAAACTGAAATCTCCAGCTTGCAAACCTCAGATTGTgcgacttctcagcctccaaatCATATGAACTAATCCCTCTTGTCTCTGTTTCTCCGGAGAATGCTGACTATTATAGTCACCCTGAGGAACTCGAAAATGGAACATTTATACACAGGCTCTATTGGCTAAGGGTTGTTCCCAAGAGAAAGATCTCTCCTAAAATTCTGGGTTGGCTCCAGCAGTGGGAAGAAGGCCCCaggaaaatatgaacagataatGCTAAACTTTTTccttaagattgggaacaaggtcTTATGTACCTCTAGCAACACTCCTAGTTATTGGAAGTCCTAATTTGTACaataatacaaaaaaatcaaagatatacATATTGGGAAGGatgaaataaaattctttattatcagatgacatgattgtccttatagaaaatctcaaagaatacacacaaaaaatcctgAAGTGAATAAACAAGTATAGCAAGGTCACAGGAATCAAGGTCGATATATAAAAGTCAATGTTTTTCTATATACCACCAATGAACAactggaatttgaaataaaaatattaaaatttataataacacaaaaaatgaaatacttaggcataaatctaacaaaatatgtacaagaattATATGTGGAAAGCTACCACACTCTGGtgaaataaatcaagaaagatCTTAATAAATAAAGAGACAGTTCAGGTTCATGGGCCAGAAGACAGGATGTTGTTAATATGTCACTTCTTCAAAACTTGGTTTGTACATCGAGTACAATCTCATACAATATCCCAGCAAgcatttttgtaaatattgacAAAATGATCTTAAAATTCACAGAAAAGGTCAAAAGACCACTAATAGTCAATACAATGctgaagaaaaaatacatatctgaaaatgacttgtattcaaaatatacaaattacacttaaaactcaaaaaaaagaaaaaagaaaaacgcaACCTACTTAAAAATGGGCAACAGATCTGAACAAATAACTGAAGAAGATACATAGATGgcctataagcacatgaaaagattctcaacattatTTGTTATTAGGGAAACTTCAATTAAAAACAGCAAGATACCACTAAACACCaagtagaatggctaaaatccaaaaaattcCTGACAATGCCAATTGCTGATGAGGATATGGAGAGGAAGGAGGTCTCATTCATTGCTGTTGGGTATGTAAAACAgcacagccattttggaagacagttcagCAGTTTCTTACAATGCTAGACATACTCttaaccatatgatccagcaaatgCAGTCCTACATATATATCTACCTGATTTAAAAACTTAttcccacacaaaaacctgcaaatAAATTTAGCATCTTTATGCATAATCACCAAAAAActagaagcaaccaaaatgtccttcaatagataaatagatgcacaaactgtggtacacctatacagtggaatatttgaACGAtataaagaaatgagctatcaaaccatgaaaaaacatggatgaatcttaaaggcatattgctatgtgaaagaagctggTTTGAAGTGGATACAATCTGTATCTATGTGACATTCTGGTGAAGGTAAAACTTAAGAGACAATAaatagatcagtagttgccaaagTTGGAAGGATTGACTAGGGAAAGAACAGGAGATTTCTCAGGGCAGTGAAATGATTCTATATGATACTATAGTTGTTGCTACACAACACTATGCATTAACAGAAACCACTGAACTTTGTAGCACAAAGAGTAAACTTCAACGTATGCAAATTTAAAGAACAAAATCATTTAGCATGTTGAGGAACTCAGAATGGATGCAGAATGTgacaaaacaatctaaatatattacaaatgtatgaaacaatctCACTAATGGAGGTGGGGAAAAATGCTAATCTAACTtaggaaactaaaagaaaaaaaactttacatAGGTATTGTACTGTAGTTGATAAAGTTGATTCCTGTAGTGGTATGAGGTAGCAATTCCGACACTGCTATACACATATAGTGGAATTGAACAGTTAAGTAAATGTATAGCAGATAATGGGAGCCAGATTTCTTACTCTTTGAGTTGGAGTTTACATGTAAGCAAGGAGAAGAGGCTAGAATAATCCATGTGGTAACAGAATAGAATTATAGACAATATGAACTTATGTTTAGCTTAATACAGATATAGATTACTATGcatagaaatatttacagatataagTATCAACATAGGTTAATAGGCATATATGTATTTTCTTGCTCTGTCAGCtaagagggcctagaagcaatgacaccatGGTAGCAACAAGCACACCTAGTCCCTAGATCTTGGTCTCTAagaccattctccaataaaatgaaGCAGGCCTCCTTGGACAAATAGCTGACTCTAGGACTTGGCAGGAAGTATATAAGCTGAGACTGAAGCATGTTGTAGTGCTAGAAAATCAGAAAGTTATCATAAAAAACATCACACTGATGATCAACGGAGGtttgtcaaagggacacaggagccaactgaaagagctcccaatggccaatgCTAAAACaacttgagcaacaaaataaatatagtagattgaattataacccaaagtatgaaGCAaacatccatgagtccatactggtaatataaataaatgattggatATATAagtaaacagagaaaaagaaaaatcccataaagaagaattccaaataatttatgtagatattctTCCCTGAACGAGTGGAAACATAGCTTCCCACTCTTTAAGTGTGGGCTGCAtctagtgacttccttccaaagagcacacaaaagagggaaaaaagagtaGCTTTTCAGTGCAGAAACCAGACACTACCTTAATCAGGTGAAAAAGTTTaatatcaacagtgataagtcatgttgaatGTTGAAAGTATGTATCTTTGATATGATATAGTGAAATGGCACTTGACCTTTGTAGTCTTCTTTGCAAAAACCCATGGCCACAGTGtaacaataagaaaaacatcagaaatttCCCAATTAAGGGACATTCTACGAAATGCCTAGCTAGTACTTCTCAAGGTTGTCAAAAGCAAGGAgaatctgagaaactgtcacagcaaaGAGgaacctaaggagacatgatgactaaatttaATTTGATATCCTGGATTGGATCATGGAGCAAACCAAGGAccttaggtaaaaactaagggataaatatggactttagttaatatatctatcaataaTTGTTCATTGATTGGAATTAGTGTGATATcctaatgtaaaatgttaacaatagggtAAACTAGGTACAGGTAAATGTGAATCTACtatctttataattttcaataaatttaacccttctaaaaattaacattaatttaaaaatatgaaaagaaaatcatggTGCATGCTTAAATAGAAGGCTGTCGATGCAAGCTGAGTTTGCACCTGCACAGAATGAACAAATGTATATGAAGCTGAAATGAGAGGCTTTCAGAGGATGTGAGAGGGTTATCAGAGGTGTCTGGTACAATTGTCAATCATTACTATTTGAGCGCCTACTCTATGCCCTATTAGAGCCTCAGTCAATTCAGcaaagtgagattttttttttttttggtgaggaagatcagccctgagctaccatctgccaatcctcctatttttttgctgaggaagactggccctgggctaacatccatgcccatcttcctctactttatatgggacgccgtcacagcatggctcgacaaacggtgtgtcagtgcatgcccaggatctgaacctgtgaaccccaggccatcgcagcagagcgtgtgcacttaaccgcttgtgccaccaggccagcccctcagtgaAGTGAGATTTAAAGAATAAAGATTCAGTTCACACAATTACCATAAACAGTCAATATTAAGAAGAAAGGAGGTAGTATCTGAGAGCTAGAAAGGAGAGATTGCGTAGGCAATAATTTAGTTGGAGTTTAAAAGATGGATTTTCTGAGGAAATGACATTTGAGTTCTTATAGactttaaagatatattttttcagGTCAAATTCCGGCACATTTTATTGGTTATCTCAAGGTACACTGGTAAAACCAAATAAGCCAATGGATTGGTTTAGCTTAGAGAAATCATTTAACTCAACCTCAAGCAGAAGAAATGGATTCACAGTAGGATTTTTGTTGGCTCAGAACAATAGGATCCATGATTGGTCGGGATCTTGACCAGGTCTACTGGGTCTGCTTAGTGTTAAACATTTTTAGAGTTCCAAGAAACAGCCCGTAAAAGCTGTGACTCCTTTTCCTACCATCTCTCCAGCTAATGATTTGGAGGAACTACAAATTGGATAACTACAAGACTGTGAATACACATATTGATAAAGCAGTCTGCATAAACTGGAAGTCAAGCAGAGAAACTGAACCACTTCCACTAAAAAATCCAAAAacccaaaataaaaaacaaaagatgggCAAAGTGTGTTCACTGGAAGCAGTAACCAAGGCTTTTATGTTTAAACATTTAATGTCCTCTTTTCTTAAGTCTAAAGAGAAAAGCATATCTTCTATGCCAACGTAGGTGAAGTTATTTTCTGTTCTGCATATGATGCCCCAGATGGAGTTGTTTGGGCCCTGGATATCACTCTCCCACGTGATTTGCTAAATTGACCCATTGACttaaaatctaattaaaaatttttgagtcTCTGATGCTGCATACTTGAATTCAAGAATAAATTATATTTGCTTCAGAGACTTCTTGGTTGTTGACAGTATTTAACAACTTAAAAAATCAGGTATTCACAAGTTACCACATCTGTGTTGAGATTTGCCAGAGAAGGAACTCAGAACTACTATTTCTTAATCCTTGTGTAGACACAACTAAAAATGTTATCAGTTATCTTACAGATCCTTAAAGAATTCTCCAAACTTACACTTAATTGATTTGAACTAAAACCAAAAGAACATATATAGCAGATGAAGCAGTTAATGGGTGAAGACTGCATTGGATACGTAGCAGTTTTTATATAGATATTTTatagggggaaaataaatatcaagaaaattatcaaagaccaACTAGGTAGCAGGCATTCTGCTACCTGGAGATATGGCAGTAAACCCAATGTGCAGGGGGCTACCTTGATGGAGATTACAGTGCTGTGCGGATTTGGACAATAAACAGATCATTACAAACTAGAATAATAGATGTTAAAGCAGAGGATATTGAATTGGGTGCAATAAAAATATGTACATGGGTCTGTAACTCATATTTTAAAGTTCTGGTTAGGTTTCTTAGGTAAGAAATAGAGGAATTTACTCAGAAAAAGTAGGTATGTAGAGGGATACAGTGAGAGACTTTTCCTGACTAGAGATGTGTAAAAGCTAAACATTACAGTCAGCATATTCCTAtgacttttattgtttttgattggATAGAAGAAAGGAGGTTAGTAATCAACGCTAGAAGATATTTTCATTCATCAAGGGTTTTTATCATTTGTATGGAAGAAAAGGGGAGGAGGTGATTGTGATAGCATCAGCTGATCCATGTATCCAGTTCGTCCATAGTATTTCTTCTAATTCATGTCTCAATGATAATTTGAGAGAAGAATCCATAGAGAAATGGCATCAAAAGGCCTTGGAATAAGAACTAATGGCAATAGAATTTCACTCAATATATGGATACATGGATATATGTTTGATATATAtccaacatataaatatattttgagaatatatacacacatatgtttaTGACAGATGAGTTAAAATTAAACCTATCACTTCATACAATGTAATAGCCAATGACTTAAACTAATAAATCATCCTTATGTTATTTCTAATTATAAGAATATTCTTCTCTCTAGCATTTTCTTCAGGGCAATGCTGACATCTTTATTCCGTAGGCTGTAGATTAGGGGATTCAGCATGGGTACAACAATAGTATAAAACACAGAGGACACTTTCCCTTGGTCCATGGAGCTCACAGATGATGGCTGCAGGTACATGAATGCAGCAGATCCAAAGAAAACAGCGACAGCTGAGATGTGGGAGCTGCAAGTGCTGAAGGCTTTGGACCTGCCCTCAGTGGAGCGAATGTGGAGGATGCTGGCAATGATGAAGATGTAGGAGCTAAGAATGGTCAGGGTGGGGACAAGGATGTTAATTCCACTAAAGATTAGAATCAGTAATTCATTGACAAATGTACTAGAGCAGGAGAGTTTTAAGAGGGAAAGAAGATCACAGAAATAATGGTTGATCACGTCGAATTTGCAGAAATGAACCCTAAACATGCAGCTTGTATGAGCAAATGCACAACCTAGGCCTATAATATACACTCCCCAAATGAGGGAGAAACACTCCTGATGGGACATGATGACATTATAAAGCAAGGGGCTACAGATGGCAACATAGCGATCGTATGCCATTGCAGCTAACATGTAACACTCTGAGATAGcaaaaacaaggaagaaatagAGCTGAGTCATGCATTCAGGGTAGGAGATGATGTTCTTCTCTGTCACAAAGTTCACCAGCATTTTGGGGGTAATGACAGAGGACTGGCAGAGATCAATGAAGGACAAGCTCCTGAGGAAatagtacatgggggtgtgcagGTGAGAACTGAGTCCAATCAGTGTGATCATGCCCAGGTTCCCCACCACCGTGACCACATAGAttcccaggaagaggaggaagaggggcagctgGAGTTCTGGCTGTTCTGTTAGCCCAGTGAGGATGAACTCAGTCACTGTGGAGTGATTTCCTGCTGCCATTTTCCTCTGGGGAGTttctgaagaggagagaggaaaacatGGTTGTTGGAGGGACTTCATTATTCTTGTCTATTTAGAGTAGGGTACTCCATATAGTGATTCATGGTTGGGTATCTTCTTGGTATATGTGATCATTTAACTCTGGGTCAAATTATGCAAATAAAATTAATCtggatttaatatttattaaccctcatttttaaatatagtaaatatatttcatataaatatagtTTAGCCATGTTTATAATCATTGAAAACTTTTTAAGTGCTTATTTCCTATTTTGAACATTTCAATGATTATCAAGCCAATATTTCTCAGTTGAGACTCACAAACTTAAATATTAAAGAAGCCAATGTCAATGAGGAAAACTGGCTGAGTGACAACTTGGGAGAGCAAGCCCTCACTAAGGGTAATAAGTAGTCTTTAATAGCCTTCAATTAATTTCTAGAAGGGGTGAACAGAGACCTTATTATTTTCAGacctttcaatttttaaaataattattgggaaatCTGAATTTCTACATAAAACTTCAGATGTTCAAATATTATTAAGATGAAACAACACCTACAACAATCATTGGCAGATCTACCAAGTGGATTGGCCCACAGATAGCAGATTTGTGGTCTCTGGACCAAGTACTTCTGCATTTGCTTGAGAGAAGCAGAATGAGTAGCAGTTAAATGGACAGGCCTTAAAGTCCAAGCACCTGTGCTCATATTCTGATCCCATCATTTACCAACTGATACCGTTAGACAAGTAAAACAAACTCTTTGTGTCTTGACTTCCAAATCTGTAAAAGAGAAATAATGTCACCCACTTGTAATAAAATTGGGAGAGATTTATCAATCAGAAAGTGAGCATGATCATTACTGTGATGTCATTATTACCTATTAACATTTTATCAATTGGAAAATAAGCTACAATTACTCACTTCAAATTACAGAAACAAACAGAAGTCTTAATATCACAatcctcctttcttctccttcatctTTTGTCCACAGCAGAGGCATACAGTTAACAAACATACGATTATAAATGTGGTTCCTTATTCTGTTAAATGGAAAACCAATGATTTAGTCATTGTATGCAACAAAGTAAAATTTTCAAATGGATTACAgttgaattataaaaatataggaaatacagaaaatctaaaattttctaTCTCATGTCTACACTAAAATAAACCTGAAATAATAGATCTGAGCACAAAGGCTAACCTGTAAAATATCTGGAAGAAAACACTGAAGAATCTTTGAGATCATAAAGTGGTTTAAGATTTTCTATCAAGGACATCATGCAcagacaaaaataagaacaaaaacaaaacaaactaacaaacaaataaaaaaactaaccataaaaatggttaaattgtacttcatcaaaattaaatactgctcttcaaaagacactattaagaaaatgaaaaagtgagCCCATggcaatacatatatctgacaaagggcttTTATACCAAATATGTAAgtaatatttacaatttttaatataaatagaggcaaacttaaaatgtttaaaatatctgaaaatatgcttcacaaaaaatatatgaataataaataagcatatgaaaatatgctcaatgtcattagtcatcaaggaaatgaaaaacaaaaccataatgagacctCTCTACATACCTATATTGGAAGACGTAAAACAAACCCACCAAGAAACCCCTGGCGACACCAAGTGTTGGTAAGAAGCAACGCGACTTCTCGTACAAAGCTGATGAGGGGGTCTAAAACTtttcaaccattttggaaaataacttCACAATTTCTTATAAACTTAAAGGGACATTTACTCTCTAATCCAACAATTTTTCTCCTCAGTATTTATCCCCAaagaaatgtaaacatttgtatacacaaagacatacaaaaatgtgcttttttcataaaatttgaaaactggaaacaactcaaacgtatgttcatcaactgatgaatagacaAATGAATtgtggtatacatacatacatacatatctgcatatatatatatatggaaagagagagagaatggaatactattcagcattaaaaaaggaataaataaaaatacatgcaataacagaaatcttaaaaacattatgtttTTTGGAATAAATTGCAAAAAATTTACCTTAAATATTGGGAACTCTTCATCAGTGTAACAAACTAGAcctgtggttttgttttctttctttgagaatttttagGAAGGTAGTGAATTTACTGCATAGATATCATTGATTCagattttatctttcttctcAGCTTTTCTAAGTTGAAATTTCAACACATTCATCCACTTTGAAAATTATCAAATGTGTTGCATTAGATTTTTcataatgatttctttaatatttaaaaaaatatttgtagactaTGCAGAGATTTCTGCTTATTCATTCCTGAAATCAGTAAATTGTGGttcttctctttttgtcttgatCTCTCATTCTAGGAGTTTTCCAAATTTATTAATTGATTCAAGCAAACTAACTTTTGGCTATGTTGATTTTatgaattatacatttattttctattaaagTATTTCTAAtgacttaattattttattctttatacatTTCTTTGGTATAATTTTCTCTTCCTAACTTCTTAATATGAAAGCTTAAATCAAcatcttgaaattttatttattctaatatgtatatattaggtataaatttctctctaagcccCATTTTAGCTATATctcataagttttgacatatcaAATTTACAATatcattcagtttaaaatattttataatttctgctctatttttttttctttgtcccaTGGATTATGTGGTTAAAGTGAATTAACTTTACAGctggtgggattttttttttaagctattcttgtttttaaatttctgtcttAATTTCATTGTGTTAAATAAACATATTCTGAATTATCTAAATTACTGCAAATTGCTAAGATATCTTTATAATAAAGCATAAGAtcagtttttataaatattccCAGTCCATCTTAAAATATGTTATCAAATATGTTATCTGTTTTTGAGGTCCTGTGGTGTAGATATCTCAATTATATCCACTTCATTAATTATGTTGTTTAGATTTTCCATATGCATAGTGATTATTTTGTCTGTTGGTCTAATGGCTATTGAGATAAGTATGCTAATGTTTCCCACTAAAATTTCTGATTTGTCTGTTTATCCCTTTAGTTGTTCTCACGTTGAATTAAACCCTTTATCATTATGGAATGgcccattttatatttattaaggtGTCGTGGTTAAACCCTCTTTTGTCTGATATCAGTATAttataacaatatttatttttcattagagTTTGCAGAGCATATTGTTTTCCATCAATTTgatatttctctgtattttttgaaAGAAGCAACAAATGAAATGATCACTTAAAAATCGTATTAgataaaatagcaacaaattatcattaaatacctaggaatacaaCTGACAAAATATGTGCAATGCTTATACACTGAGAGAAACTAGAGAAAACCTTAATAAGGAAAGGGATATACTGTACACTTGTATTAGAAGATTGAATAGTGTAAAGATATTAAGTCTAccaaacatatttataaattcaaCATAATTCAATTCCTGGATATAATGTCCAAACAGATAATCAATATCTTAAGACACCAGTGAAGTCCTGAAGAGATAATTTGGCTACTTCTGGTCATCTCCTAGGATTTATAAAAAATACCATCTTAGGCCAATATTGGAGGAGAATCAAGATATTGATTCTCAAAGGTCATAAATATTGTATTCTACAAACTCAAGGTGGATATTTTAATGTGCTAGCCTTCATGCTCTATACCATTTCTCCTCGTATCCGTGTCCATTTAAAATCCACATATTGGATCAGTAAATGTCTTCCTTTCTCGAATCCAATTTGTCCAAATCAGGAATTTTATGCCAAGGTCAGTACTTCAGTTGCTCAATATGAACATGACACAGGCACAGTTCACCGTTATTTCATATAAGCAGGTGACACAGGCTCTCATAATAAGTTGGTGGGTAAGATAGTGATCTGTGGGCTGGGTGCTTTACAGTCGGATGTAGAAGACCATATCTGAACACAAAGAGTGTTTATTAATTCAGGGACTTCTCAATATGGTTGATCATCAGCATCATCTAGGAAGATTACAGTAT
Coding sequences within:
- the LOC131407861 gene encoding olfactory receptor 8G5-like, encoding MAAGNHSTVTEFILTGLTEQPELQLPLFLLFLGIYVVTVVGNLGMITLIGLSSHLHTPMYYFLRSLSFIDLCQSSVITPKMLVNFVTEKNIISYPECMTQLYFFLVFAISECYMLAAMAYDRYVAICSPLLYNVIMSHQECFSLIWGVYIIGLGCAFAHTSCMFRVHFCKFDVINHYFCDLLSLLKLSCSSTFVNELLILIFSGINILVPTLTILSSYIFIIASILHIRSTEGRSKAFSTCSSHISAVAVFFGSAAFMYLQPSSVSSMDQGKVSSVFYTIVVPMLNPLIYSLRNKDVSIALKKMLERRIFL